In the genome of Meles meles chromosome 2, mMelMel3.1 paternal haplotype, whole genome shotgun sequence, one region contains:
- the LOC123932284 gene encoding elongation factor 1-alpha 1-like — MGKEKTYINIVVIGHVDLGKSTITGHLIYKCGGINKRTIEKFKKEAAKMGKGSFKYAWVLDKLKAERERGITIDISLWKFETSKYYVTIIDAPGHRDFIKNMITGTSQADCAVLIVAAGVGEFEAGISKNGQTREHALLAYTLGVKQLILGVNKMDSTEPPYSQKRYEEIVKEVSTYIKKIGYNPDTVAFVPISGWNGDNMLEPSANMPWFKGWKVTRKDGNANGTTLLEALDCILPPTHPTDKPLCLPLQDVYKIGGIGTVPMGRVETGVLKPGMMVTFAPVNVTTEVKSVEMHHEALSEALPGDNVGFNVKNVSVKDVRRGNVAGDSKNDPPMEAAGFTAQVIILNHPGQISAGYAPVLDCHTAHIACKFAELKEKIDRRSGKKLEDGPKFLKSGDAAIVDMVPGKPMCVESFSDYPPLGHFAVCDMRQTVAVGVIKAVDKKAAGAGKVTKSAQKAQKAK, encoded by the coding sequence atggggaaggaaaagactTATATCAACATTGTTGTCATCGGACATGTAGATTTGGGCAAGTCTACCATTACTGGTCATCTGATCTACAAATGTGGTGGAATCAACAAAAGAACTATTGAAAAATTCAAGAAGGAGGCTGCTAAGATGGGAAAAGGCTCCTTCAAGTATGCCTGGGTCTTGGATAAACTGAAAGCTGAACGTGAACGTGGTATCACCATTGATATCTCCCTGTGGAAATTTGAGACCAGCAAGTATTATGTGACCATCATTGATGCTCCAGGACACAGAGACTTTATCAAAAACATGATTACAGGCACATCTCAGGCTGACTGTGCTGTCCTGATTGTTGCTGCTGGTGTTGGTGAATTTGAAGCAGGTATTTCCAAGAATGGGCAGACCCGTGAGCATGCCCTTCTGGCTTACACACTGGGTGTAAAACAACTAATTCTTGGTGTTAACAAAAtggattccactgagccaccctacagCCAGAAGAGATATGAGGAAATCGTTAAGGAAGTCagcacctacattaagaaaattggCTACAACCCCGACACAGTAGCATTTGTGCCAATTTCTGGTTGGAATGGTGACAACATGCTGGAGCCAAGTGCTAACATGCCTTGGttcaagggatggaaagtcacccGTAAAGATGGGAATGCCAATGGAACCACACTGCTTGAAGCCCTGGATTGCATTCTGCCACCAACTCACCCAACTGACAAGCCATTGTGTCTGCCTCTCCAGGACGTCTACAAAATTGGTGGTATTGGTACTGTTCCTATGGGTCGAGTGGAGACTGGTGTTCTTAAACCTGGCATGATGGTCACCTTTGCTCCAGTCAATGTTACAACTGAAGTCAAGTCTGTTGAAATGCACCATGAAGCTTTGAGTGAGGCTCTTCCTGGGGACAATGTGGGCTTCAATGTCAAGAACGTATCTGTCAAAGATGTTCGTCGTGGCAATGTGGCTGGTGACAGCAAAAATGACCCACCAATGGAAGCAGCTGGCTTCACAGCTCAGGTGATTATCCTCAACCATCCAGGCCAAATTAGTGCTGGATATGCACCTGTGCTGGATTGTCACACAGCTCACATTGCTTGCAAGTTTGCTGAGTTGAAGGAGAAGATAGATCGTCGTTCTggaaaaaagctggaagatggtCCCAAGTTCTTGAAATCTGGTGATGCTGCCATTGTTGATATGGTTCCTGGCAAGCCTATGTGTGTTGAGAGCTTCTCTGACTATCCTCCTCTGGGCCATTTTGCCGTTTGTGACATGAGACAGACGGTTGCTGTGGGTGTCATCAAAGCAGTggacaagaaggcagctggagctggcaaggtcaccaagtctgcccagaaagctcagaaggcTAAATGA